The Chryseobacterium nakagawai genome has a segment encoding these proteins:
- the rpiB gene encoding ribose 5-phosphate isomerase B, with protein sequence MKRKIAIAADHAGYEYKEIVKNYLSEQFEVQDFGTFSTNSVDYPDFVHPAATSVENGENELGILICGSGNGVQITANKHQKIRCALCWMPEIATLARQHNDANMISMPARFISKEVAIDIVDKFLSTDFEGGRHQNRVDKIAVC encoded by the coding sequence ATGAAAAGAAAAATTGCTATCGCAGCGGACCATGCAGGCTATGAATATAAGGAGATTGTTAAGAACTATCTTTCAGAACAATTTGAAGTTCAGGATTTTGGAACGTTTTCCACAAACAGTGTGGATTATCCGGACTTTGTTCACCCTGCGGCAACCTCTGTGGAAAACGGAGAAAATGAGCTGGGAATTTTGATCTGTGGAAGCGGAAACGGGGTTCAGATCACTGCGAACAAACATCAGAAGATCAGATGTGCACTTTGCTGGATGCCGGAGATTGCGACACTGGCAAGACAGCATAATGATGCGAATATGATTTCTATGCCAGCAAGGTTTATATCAAAAGAAGTGGCGATTGATATTGTTGACAAATTTCTTTCTACAGACTTCGAAGGGGGAAGACACCAGAACAGAGTTGATAAGATTGCTGTTTGCTAA
- a CDS encoding phosphoglycerate kinase, with protein MKTINDFNFKDKKALVRVDFNVPQDDQLNVSDNTRIVAVKPTVEKILQDGGSVILMTHLGRPKGEVKDEFSLKHIIGEVSNVLGKEVKFVNECIGEKAEQAAADLKPGEILLLENVRFHNEEEKGDEGFAEKLSKLGDAYVNDAFGTAHRAHASTAVIAKFFQSTKFFGLLMAKELQAIDKVLKSGEKPITAILGGSKVSTKITIIENILPAIDNLIIGGGMAFTFIKALGGKIGNSLVEDDKLPLALEILAKAKEHKVKVYLPSDAIIAESFSNDVERKEVDIYAIPEGWMGLDAGHKSRDQFNDVLLNSRTILWNGPIGVFEMSHFAGGTIALGDSIAEATRLGAFSLVGGGDSVAFVKQFGYADKVSYVSTGGGAMLESLEGLELPGVAAINN; from the coding sequence ATGAAAACAATTAACGACTTCAATTTTAAAGATAAGAAAGCTCTTGTAAGAGTTGACTTCAATGTTCCACAGGATGACCAGTTGAATGTGTCTGACAATACCAGAATTGTAGCAGTGAAACCAACTGTTGAAAAAATCCTTCAGGATGGCGGTTCTGTAATTTTAATGACACACCTTGGAAGGCCGAAAGGAGAAGTGAAAGATGAGTTTTCTCTAAAACATATCATTGGCGAGGTTTCAAATGTTCTTGGAAAGGAAGTGAAGTTCGTTAATGAATGCATCGGAGAGAAAGCTGAACAGGCTGCTGCTGATTTGAAACCAGGAGAAATTTTATTATTGGAAAATGTTCGTTTTCATAATGAAGAAGAAAAAGGTGATGAAGGTTTTGCTGAAAAGCTTTCTAAATTAGGTGATGCTTATGTGAATGATGCTTTCGGAACTGCACACAGAGCCCATGCTTCTACAGCTGTAATCGCTAAGTTTTTCCAATCAACTAAATTTTTCGGTTTATTAATGGCTAAAGAACTTCAGGCGATTGATAAAGTTTTGAAAAGTGGTGAGAAACCAATTACTGCAATTTTGGGTGGATCTAAGGTTTCAACTAAGATAACCATTATAGAAAATATTCTTCCCGCAATAGATAATTTGATTATCGGTGGAGGAATGGCGTTCACATTTATTAAAGCATTAGGAGGGAAAATCGGAAACTCATTAGTAGAAGATGATAAACTTCCTTTGGCTTTGGAAATTTTAGCGAAAGCTAAAGAGCATAAAGTAAAAGTATACCTTCCATCTGATGCCATCATCGCTGAAAGTTTCAGTAATGATGTGGAAAGAAAAGAAGTAGATATCTATGCAATTCCTGAAGGATGGATGGGATTGGATGCTGGTCACAAATCAAGAGATCAATTTAATGATGTATTATTAAACTCAAGAACAATTCTTTGGAATGGTCCGATTGGTGTTTTTGAAATGTCACATTTTGCAGGAGGAACTATCGCTCTTGGAGACAGTATTGCTGAAGCAACAAGATTAGGAGCTTTCTCTCTAGTAGGAGGTGGTGACAGTGTTGCGTTCGTGAAGCAATTTGGATATGCTGATAAAGTAAGTTATGTTTCTACAGGAGGCGGAGCAATGCTTGAAAGCCTTGAAGGACTTGAGCTTCCAGGAGTAGCTGCGATCAACAATTAA
- a CDS encoding class I SAM-dependent methyltransferase, with product MKIKDHFLSQEIFEIKETETKGVYKTSPIPSNISRYYESEDYISHHQDSGSLKEKLYKFLQSFNLQYKKNILVDRIKKGSKVLDYGCGAGEFVKYIENDFETFGFEPDADARKAAQRKITKAIILDDIQKIEDKSLDAITLWHVFEHVENQDEMLNIFRSKLKDKGLLIIAVPNPTSYDAKHYKEYWAAYDVPRHIYHFSKNGMENLISKKPDWKMRKIKPLVLDSYYISMLSEKYKKSPLFWLKATFYGTISNIKALFSNEFSSLIYIIEKK from the coding sequence ATGAAAATAAAAGATCATTTTCTTTCACAGGAAATATTTGAAATTAAAGAAACAGAAACAAAGGGAGTTTATAAAACCTCCCCTATCCCTTCCAATATTTCCAGATATTACGAAAGTGAAGATTACATTTCGCATCACCAGGATTCAGGAAGCCTGAAAGAAAAATTATATAAATTTCTTCAGTCTTTTAATCTACAATACAAGAAAAATATCCTGGTAGACAGAATTAAAAAAGGATCTAAAGTATTAGACTATGGATGTGGTGCCGGAGAATTTGTAAAATATATAGAAAATGATTTTGAAACTTTCGGATTCGAACCTGATGCAGATGCAAGAAAAGCAGCGCAGCGTAAAATTACAAAAGCAATAATTCTGGATGATATTCAAAAAATTGAAGACAAAAGCTTAGATGCAATTACATTATGGCATGTATTTGAGCATGTAGAGAACCAGGATGAAATGCTAAATATTTTTCGATCGAAATTAAAAGACAAAGGGCTTCTTATTATTGCCGTACCCAACCCTACTTCTTACGATGCAAAACATTATAAAGAATATTGGGCTGCATATGATGTACCAAGACACATCTACCATTTTTCCAAAAATGGAATGGAAAATCTAATTTCTAAAAAACCGGATTGGAAAATGAGAAAGATTAAACCTTTGGTTCTTGATTCCTATTACATTTCTATGTTGAGCGAAAAATATAAAAAATCACCTCTATTCTGGTTAAAAGCAACCTTCTATGGAACAATTTCGAACATAAAAGCCCTTTTTTCAAACGAATTTTCAAGTTTGATATACATTATCGAAAAAAAATAG
- the mnmG gene encoding tRNA uridine-5-carboxymethylaminomethyl(34) synthesis enzyme MnmG produces the protein MISEIYDVIVVGAGHAGCEAAAAAANLGSKTLLITMNMQTIGQMSCNPAMGGIAKGQIVREIDAMGGYSGIVADKSAIQFKMLNLSKGPAMWSPRTQNDRMLFAEEWRMALENTPNLDFFQDMVKQLIVENNKVTGVITSLGIEIKAKSVVLTNGTFLNGLIHVGDKQLGGGRMGEPRAFGITEQLVSLGFEAGRMKTGTPPRVDGRSLDYSKMEEQKGDENPQKFSYLDTPKLTKQLSCHIVYTNETVHDILREGFDRSPMFNGTIQSLGPRYCPSIEDKINRFAERNRHQLFVEPEGWKTVEIYVNGFSSSLPEDVQIKAMKHIPGFENVKVFRPGYAIEYDYFPPTQLKHTLETKLIDNLYFAGQINGTTGYEEAAGQGLIAGINAHNKVHEKDDFILNRDEAYIGVLIDDLITKGTEEPYRMFTSRAEYRLLLRQDNADIRLTEKAYQLGLAKEERLRKVEAKITESQQLEEFLRETSLKPGVINPILESIESNPVDQAYRASQFLTRPNITLEKLEAIDFIKETSSQYNDEVREQAEINIKYKGYIEKEKENVAKLNRLENIKIPEGFDYMNLSSLSAEAKQKMSNVRPKTIAQAGRISGVSPADINVLLVYLGR, from the coding sequence ATGATTTCAGAAATATATGATGTAATCGTAGTAGGAGCAGGACACGCAGGATGTGAAGCAGCAGCAGCAGCAGCTAACCTGGGTTCAAAAACGCTATTGATTACAATGAATATGCAGACCATCGGACAGATGAGTTGCAACCCCGCAATGGGTGGAATCGCAAAAGGACAAATCGTAAGAGAGATTGACGCAATGGGAGGATATTCCGGAATTGTAGCAGACAAATCTGCCATACAATTCAAAATGCTAAATCTTTCAAAAGGTCCTGCTATGTGGTCCCCAAGAACCCAAAATGACAGAATGCTTTTTGCCGAAGAATGGCGAATGGCTTTAGAGAATACTCCTAATCTTGATTTCTTTCAGGATATGGTGAAACAACTGATTGTTGAAAATAATAAAGTAACCGGAGTTATCACTTCTTTAGGAATTGAGATTAAAGCAAAATCTGTAGTTCTTACCAACGGAACTTTTCTTAACGGATTAATTCACGTAGGAGATAAACAACTAGGTGGTGGAAGAATGGGTGAGCCAAGAGCATTTGGTATCACAGAACAATTAGTCAGCTTAGGTTTCGAAGCCGGAAGGATGAAAACCGGTACTCCCCCAAGAGTGGATGGAAGAAGTTTGGATTATTCAAAAATGGAAGAACAGAAAGGAGATGAAAATCCTCAAAAGTTCAGCTATCTTGATACGCCTAAATTAACAAAACAATTAAGTTGTCATATTGTATATACTAACGAAACGGTACATGATATTCTTCGTGAAGGTTTTGATAGGAGTCCAATGTTCAATGGAACAATTCAAAGTTTAGGTCCAAGATACTGCCCAAGTATTGAAGATAAAATTAATCGTTTTGCAGAAAGAAACAGACATCAGCTTTTTGTAGAACCGGAAGGATGGAAAACTGTTGAGATCTACGTAAACGGATTCAGTTCTTCTCTTCCGGAGGACGTTCAGATCAAAGCCATGAAACATATTCCAGGATTTGAAAATGTAAAAGTTTTCCGTCCGGGATATGCTATTGAATATGATTACTTCCCTCCTACCCAATTGAAACATACTCTGGAAACAAAATTGATTGATAATTTATATTTCGCAGGACAGATCAATGGAACAACAGGATATGAAGAAGCAGCAGGTCAAGGTCTGATCGCCGGAATCAATGCCCATAATAAAGTTCACGAAAAAGATGACTTTATTTTGAACAGAGACGAAGCTTATATTGGAGTACTAATTGATGATTTGATTACAAAAGGAACTGAAGAACCTTACAGAATGTTTACTTCACGTGCTGAATACAGACTTCTACTGAGACAAGATAATGCAGATATCAGATTAACTGAGAAAGCTTATCAACTAGGATTAGCAAAAGAAGAAAGATTAAGAAAGGTAGAAGCGAAAATAACTGAAAGTCAACAACTTGAAGAGTTTTTACGTGAAACATCTTTAAAACCAGGTGTCATTAACCCTATTCTTGAATCTATAGAAAGTAATCCTGTAGATCAGGCTTACAGAGCTTCCCAGTTTCTAACAAGACCCAATATTACTTTAGAAAAACTTGAGGCAATTGATTTTATTAAAGAAACTTCTTCTCAATACAACGATGAAGTAAGAGAACAGGCTGAAATCAATATCAAGTACAAAGGATATATTGAAAAAGAAAAGGAGAACGTAGCCAAGTTAAACCGTCTGGAAAATATTAAAATCCCAGAAGGATTTGATTATATGAACCTTTCAAGCCTTTCTGCAGAGGCTAAGCAGAAGATGTCTAACGTGCGTCCTAAGACGATTGCACAGGCAGGCAGGATAAGTGGCGTTTCTCCTGCTGATATTAACGTTTTGCTAGTGTATTTAGGACGTTAA
- the ybeY gene encoding rRNA maturation RNase YbeY produces MIQFFYENLPESVDTDYKQWLEDLILSEGKKLGEINYIFCDDEYLLKINQDYLQHDYYTDIITFDYVKGKTISAEIFVSLQRISDNASTLSRDYEDELRRVLAHGILHLIGYKDKTEEEEKEMRRMEDLYLAKYRDLKD; encoded by the coding sequence ATGATACAATTCTTTTACGAAAATTTACCGGAGTCGGTAGATACAGATTACAAACAATGGCTGGAAGATTTAATTCTTTCAGAAGGAAAAAAACTAGGAGAAATCAACTACATTTTCTGTGATGATGAATATCTTCTGAAGATTAATCAGGATTATTTGCAGCATGATTATTATACCGATATCATCACTTTTGATTATGTAAAAGGCAAGACAATAAGCGCTGAGATTTTCGTATCTTTGCAACGCATTTCTGATAACGCTTCTACCCTTTCCCGAGATTATGAAGATGAATTAAGAAGGGTTTTAGCCCATGGAATTTTACATCTTATAGGCTATAAAGACAAGACGGAAGAAGAGGAAAAAGAGATGCGAAGAATGGAAGATTTGTACTTAGCAAAGTATAGAGATTTAAAAGATTAA
- a CDS encoding patatin-like phospholipase family protein: MRKLLILLFIFQLLWIQSQVKKDLVIPKNPKIGLSLAGGGAKGFSHVGVLKVLDSLGVKVDYIAGTSMGAIVGGLYASGYSGKEIEKIVMDTDFYSLIMDPKSRQESSFFNKSVDKYLLSIPLKNGKITLPSSISTGQRNVYLLKELLKNVSNIEDFSKMPIPFLCVATNLESGNMQIFEKGDLVQSIMASSAFPSLMDPVKIGDSIYIDGAMTVNYPSKPLKDRGIDIVIGVDLNQDLSKREDLNNIISILNQVIDFGIKKDTRKQYKYTDINIKPNLKGMSATSYDEKKKILDSGYVEGLKYSQVLDQLPKRPFDRLRQRVNPIYSNVYKIDSISIEGSKIYGKNYTLGKMGLRLPSLQTYGNINKMVDKLVATNNYKFINYDIVQENDANYLKLYVTEDDARHFVKFGLHYDEIFKTGLLLNYSAKRLLFKNSNLSVDVVVGDKLRYYLNYFIDNGYIPGFGIYSSGMSFDLKNVDNNVIDKWEWMRNEAYIQSVWKDKYAIGGGISHDYFKAEINGDNRRYSRFLNPYIFLKTDTQDDKEFATKGIYFVAEGKVIDLLKSEVEKRIVQIKADLKINIPLGKQFTYRLNLFGGITLGENLPPYYQYRLGGIFEQNVLNFKRFGGFYFAQLYTNNVILASNDLQFKFNKNYFISGNFSFANLSNDIKFEDAVKVNYSSLGITAGYKSPFGQIKVNFSHSLKNNQKGIFSVILGHWF; encoded by the coding sequence ATGAGAAAACTCCTGATTCTTCTTTTCATATTCCAATTGCTATGGATCCAATCGCAGGTAAAAAAAGACCTGGTGATTCCGAAAAACCCTAAAATAGGACTGTCGCTTGCCGGTGGTGGTGCCAAAGGTTTTTCACATGTAGGAGTACTTAAAGTATTAGATTCATTAGGAGTAAAAGTAGACTATATTGCCGGAACCAGTATGGGTGCCATCGTTGGTGGTCTGTACGCTTCCGGATATTCTGGAAAAGAAATAGAAAAAATCGTAATGGATACGGATTTCTATTCTTTAATTATGGATCCAAAATCAAGACAGGAATCCAGCTTTTTCAATAAATCTGTTGATAAATATCTTTTATCTATTCCCTTAAAAAACGGAAAAATTACTCTTCCCTCTTCCATCAGTACAGGACAGAGAAACGTCTATCTTCTGAAAGAACTTTTAAAAAATGTCTCCAATATTGAAGACTTTTCTAAAATGCCCATTCCTTTTTTATGTGTAGCTACCAACCTTGAAAGCGGAAATATGCAGATCTTCGAAAAAGGAGATTTGGTACAGTCTATCATGGCCAGTTCTGCATTTCCATCTCTAATGGATCCCGTTAAAATTGGGGATAGTATTTATATTGATGGAGCAATGACGGTAAATTACCCTTCCAAGCCATTAAAAGATCGAGGAATTGATATCGTTATTGGAGTAGATCTGAACCAAGATCTATCCAAAAGAGAGGATTTAAACAATATTATATCAATACTGAACCAGGTTATTGATTTCGGAATCAAGAAAGATACAAGAAAACAGTATAAATACACGGATATTAACATTAAACCTAACCTTAAAGGAATGTCTGCTACAAGTTATGATGAAAAGAAAAAAATACTAGACAGCGGCTATGTGGAAGGTTTAAAATATTCTCAGGTATTGGATCAACTGCCTAAACGTCCATTTGACCGTCTCAGACAGCGTGTAAATCCAATATATTCCAACGTATACAAGATAGACAGTATTTCCATAGAAGGAAGCAAGATTTATGGTAAAAACTATACCCTGGGGAAAATGGGACTGCGTCTCCCCTCTTTGCAAACCTATGGGAACATCAATAAAATGGTTGATAAATTGGTTGCTACCAACAACTATAAATTCATTAATTATGATATTGTTCAGGAGAATGATGCCAATTATTTAAAGCTTTATGTCACGGAAGATGACGCAAGACATTTTGTAAAATTCGGATTGCATTATGATGAAATTTTTAAAACAGGTCTGCTTCTGAACTATTCGGCAAAAAGACTTTTATTTAAAAATTCGAACCTTTCGGTAGATGTAGTGGTAGGCGATAAATTAAGGTATTATCTGAACTATTTTATTGATAACGGTTACATTCCCGGATTTGGTATTTATTCATCCGGAATGAGTTTTGATCTTAAAAATGTAGATAATAATGTTATTGATAAATGGGAATGGATGAGAAACGAGGCGTATATACAATCTGTATGGAAGGACAAATACGCTATTGGCGGTGGTATAAGCCATGACTACTTTAAAGCTGAAATTAATGGTGATAACAGACGTTACAGCCGCTTTTTAAATCCATATATATTCCTGAAGACTGATACGCAGGATGACAAAGAATTTGCAACAAAAGGAATCTATTTTGTTGCTGAGGGAAAAGTAATAGACCTTTTAAAATCTGAAGTAGAAAAAAGAATCGTTCAGATAAAGGCAGATTTAAAGATTAATATTCCATTAGGAAAGCAATTCACTTACCGTCTTAATTTATTTGGAGGGATAACCCTTGGAGAAAACCTTCCCCCTTATTATCAATACCGATTGGGAGGAATTTTTGAACAGAATGTTCTCAATTTTAAACGTTTTGGAGGGTTTTATTTTGCTCAATTATATACCAATAATGTAATATTGGCATCTAATGATCTTCAGTTTAAGTTTAACAAAAACTATTTTATCAGCGGAAATTTTAGCTTTGCCAACCTATCCAATGACATTAAATTTGAAGACGCAGTTAAAGTAAATTATAGTTCGCTAGGTATTACAGCTGGATACAAATCTCCTTTCGGACAAATTAAAGTTAACTTCAGTCACTCACTAAAAAACAATCAAAAAGGCATATTCAGTGTTATTTTAGGACACTGGTTTTAA
- a CDS encoding bifunctional UDP-N-acetylmuramoyl-tripeptide:D-alanyl-D-alanine ligase/alanine racemase produces the protein MNYTVQQIAKITNAEIIGDKNLVIKNIAYDSRIIYSIKNTAFIAINTHKNSGEKFIEAAIDRGINIIISEHQYPQYENITWVIVKNSVDFLQQLAKYHFENSHLRSIGITGSNGKTILKEWLYQCLWNEFPTVKSPKSFNSQIGLPLSLLQINDSHQLGIFEVGISQPNEMEKLENIFHPQIGLLTHIGTAHAANFSSEEELIDEKIKLFKESEVIIYNGDHSLVDQKIKKLYPDKKLISYGFKETNNVFIKKNTKDENIIVEYFGEEISFPAHQRDESTLTNATALIAVLKVLQIENKKIVEKINLLKAVEMRLEAIEGIKGNIVINDSFNLDLDSLKTALQFLKEYNKPKKSLVLTDIVGVNTNSQELYEEVSELVNEQNFDSVYLIGDEISKFSELFKSKTYTFIDTKELIESKHLSEIENQIILLKGARKFEIEKLKDVLELRKHDTVLEINLNAILHNINYHKSLLKPQTKMMAMVKANAYGLGSYEIAEFLQHHHIDYLGVAFADEGVELRKKGITTPIIVMNPEQHSYQTIIEYNLEPEIYSFRVMELFYEAVQKSGYDKKYPIHIKLETGMHRLGFKDFELDQLSETLSQKNLTIQSIFSHLSSSDMPEEKEFTLRQMEVFEKNSSHLIEKLGYTPLRHILNSSGITSYTDHQYDMVRIGIGMLGESPDIEIQKQLQSVVSFKTVISQISMVENGESVGYSRRFKPDHLTKIATIPVGYADGIPRLIGNQIGSLGVNKVLVPIVGNICMDMMMINVENVPNVKEGDMVTVFNAKPSLKEFAGYCKTITYEVLTSISPRVKRIYIKD, from the coding sequence ATGAATTACACAGTACAACAAATTGCAAAGATCACCAATGCAGAGATTATTGGAGACAAGAATTTAGTGATTAAAAATATAGCTTATGACAGCAGGATTATTTATTCTATAAAGAATACTGCATTTATTGCTATCAACACCCATAAAAATTCTGGCGAAAAGTTCATTGAAGCTGCTATAGATAGAGGAATCAATATTATTATTTCCGAACATCAATATCCACAGTATGAAAATATCACGTGGGTTATTGTAAAAAATTCCGTGGATTTTCTACAGCAATTAGCTAAGTATCACTTCGAAAATTCTCATTTAAGATCCATCGGAATCACCGGAAGTAATGGAAAAACCATTTTAAAAGAATGGCTGTACCAATGTTTATGGAATGAATTCCCTACTGTAAAAAGCCCAAAGAGTTTTAACTCTCAGATAGGACTTCCTCTTTCGCTCCTTCAAATCAATGATTCTCATCAACTGGGAATTTTTGAAGTAGGAATTTCTCAGCCGAACGAAATGGAAAAGCTTGAAAATATTTTTCATCCTCAGATCGGATTGTTAACGCACATCGGAACAGCTCACGCTGCCAACTTTTCTTCCGAAGAGGAACTGATTGATGAAAAGATTAAACTTTTCAAAGAGTCTGAAGTTATTATTTATAATGGTGACCATTCTTTGGTAGATCAGAAAATAAAAAAATTATACCCAGATAAAAAATTAATCTCTTACGGATTTAAAGAAACAAATAATGTCTTCATCAAAAAAAATACTAAGGATGAAAACATCATTGTTGAATATTTTGGTGAGGAAATCAGTTTTCCGGCTCATCAGAGAGACGAATCAACGTTAACCAATGCTACGGCGCTTATCGCAGTCCTTAAGGTGTTACAGATCGAAAATAAAAAGATCGTTGAAAAAATCAACCTTTTAAAGGCCGTTGAAATGAGGCTTGAAGCAATTGAAGGAATTAAAGGCAATATTGTTATCAACGATTCTTTCAACCTGGATCTTGATTCTTTGAAAACTGCCCTGCAATTTTTGAAGGAATACAATAAACCCAAAAAATCTCTGGTCTTAACTGATATTGTAGGAGTGAATACCAATTCTCAGGAATTATACGAAGAAGTTTCCGAATTGGTTAATGAACAAAATTTTGACTCAGTATACCTGATTGGTGATGAAATATCAAAGTTTAGTGAATTATTTAAATCTAAAACTTATACTTTCATTGATACCAAAGAACTGATCGAAAGCAAACATCTATCTGAAATCGAAAACCAGATCATTCTTCTGAAAGGAGCCCGAAAATTTGAAATTGAAAAATTAAAAGATGTTCTTGAGCTTAGAAAACATGATACGGTTTTAGAAATTAATTTAAATGCTATTCTTCATAATATCAATTATCACAAATCTCTTTTAAAGCCACAAACAAAAATGATGGCTATGGTAAAAGCCAATGCTTACGGTTTGGGGAGTTATGAAATTGCAGAGTTTTTGCAACATCACCACATTGATTATTTAGGAGTAGCTTTCGCCGATGAAGGGGTTGAACTTCGTAAAAAAGGAATTACCACTCCTATTATTGTAATGAATCCGGAGCAACATAGCTATCAGACCATCATTGAATATAATCTGGAACCTGAAATTTATAGTTTCAGAGTGATGGAATTATTTTATGAAGCCGTACAGAAATCCGGATATGATAAAAAATATCCTATCCATATTAAACTGGAAACAGGAATGCATCGTCTTGGATTTAAAGATTTTGAATTGGATCAATTAAGTGAAACTTTAAGTCAGAAAAATCTTACAATTCAAAGTATCTTCAGTCATTTATCTTCCTCAGACATGCCAGAAGAGAAAGAATTTACTTTAAGACAAATGGAAGTTTTTGAAAAAAACTCAAGTCACCTGATTGAAAAATTAGGGTATACTCCTCTTCGACACATTTTAAATTCTTCCGGAATAACAAGCTATACAGATCATCAATATGATATGGTAAGAATTGGTATTGGCATGCTTGGAGAATCTCCGGATATTGAAATTCAGAAACAATTACAGTCTGTGGTAAGTTTTAAAACCGTAATTTCACAGATATCAATGGTTGAAAACGGTGAATCTGTTGGATATAGCAGAAGATTTAAACCAGATCATCTGACAAAGATCGCTACGATCCCAGTTGGATATGCTGATGGGATTCCAAGACTGATCGGAAACCAGATTGGAAGTCTGGGAGTCAATAAGGTATTGGTTCCAATTGTTGGAAATATCTGTATGGATATGATGATGATTAATGTAGAAAATGTTCCGAATGTAAAGGAAGGCGACATGGTAACCGTCTTTAATGCAAAACCAAGTTTAAAAGAATTCGCAGGATACTGCAAAACGATAACCTATGAAGTATTAACATCCATTTCGCCCCGGGTGAAACGGATCTATATAAAAGATTAA
- a CDS encoding thymidine kinase translates to MFLENTINHSKQSGWMEVICGSMFSGKTEELIRRLRRAEMAGQNVEIFKPKLDIRYSEEDVVSHNQNKIRSTAVDNPNEILLLASNCDVVGIDEAQFFDESIVEISNQLANSGIRVVIAGLDMDFLGRPFGPMPNLMATAEYVTKVHAICKRTGNLANYSMRTSQGDNLVELGETESYEAVSRRVFIDEVLSKRK, encoded by the coding sequence ATGTTTTTAGAAAATACAATTAATCATTCCAAACAAAGTGGTTGGATGGAAGTGATTTGTGGCTCTATGTTTTCGGGTAAAACCGAGGAGTTGATTCGAAGATTACGTAGAGCAGAAATGGCAGGACAGAATGTGGAAATTTTTAAACCGAAACTGGATATCCGGTATTCTGAAGAGGACGTTGTTTCTCATAATCAGAATAAAATCCGCAGTACTGCAGTAGATAATCCGAATGAGATTCTCCTTCTGGCATCCAATTGTGATGTAGTAGGAATAGATGAAGCCCAGTTTTTCGACGAAAGCATTGTTGAGATATCCAACCAACTGGCTAACAGTGGAATAAGAGTAGTAATTGCAGGATTAGACATGGATTTTTTGGGCCGTCCTTTCGGGCCAATGCCCAATTTGATGGCTACTGCAGAATATGTTACAAAAGTGCATGCTATTTGCAAGAGAACCGGGAACCTTGCCAATTATTCTATGAGAACTTCTCAGGGAGATAATCTTGTAGAACTGGGTGAAACTGAAAGTTATGAAGCCGTAAGCCGTCGTGTTTTTATTGATGAAGTGCTTTCAAAAAGAAAGTAA
- the rsmI gene encoding 16S rRNA (cytidine(1402)-2'-O)-methyltransferase: protein MSGILYFVPTPVGNLEDMTFRAVNVLKDVDYILCEDTRTSGILLKHFEISKPLKSYHLHNEHQATEKVITDLKNGQNIAIITDAGTPGISDPGYLLAKAGADNNIEMICLPGATALIPALVVSGLPNNEFLFAGFLPQKKGRQTKLKQLAEEKKTIVLYESPHKINTTLEQIKEFFGENTKASLSREISKKFEETKRGTINELIEFSKSKTLKGEIVLIVNNSI, encoded by the coding sequence TTGAGCGGAATCCTATATTTTGTTCCCACACCCGTTGGGAACCTGGAAGATATGACTTTCAGGGCAGTAAATGTCCTAAAAGATGTTGATTATATTTTATGTGAAGATACCAGAACTTCCGGAATACTTTTAAAACATTTTGAAATCTCTAAGCCATTAAAATCGTATCATTTACATAATGAACATCAGGCCACGGAGAAAGTAATTACAGACCTGAAGAACGGTCAGAATATTGCCATCATTACTGATGCAGGAACTCCTGGAATTTCAGATCCTGGATATTTATTGGCAAAAGCAGGAGCAGATAACAATATTGAAATGATCTGCCTTCCCGGTGCAACAGCCTTGATTCCGGCTCTGGTGGTTTCCGGGCTTCCCAATAACGAGTTTCTATTTGCCGGGTTTTTGCCACAAAAGAAAGGAAGACAAACCAAGTTAAAGCAGCTTGCTGAAGAAAAGAAAACCATTGTGTTGTACGAAAGTCCACACAAGATCAACACGACATTAGAACAGATTAAGGAATTCTTTGGTGAAAACACAAAAGCAAGTTTAAGCCGTGAAATTTCCAAGAAGTTTGAAGAAACTAAACGCGGAACAATCAATGAATTAATTGAATTTTCCAAGAGTAAAACTTTAAAAGGGGAGATTGTTCTTATTGTCAATAATTCTATTTAA